From a single Halorussus limi genomic region:
- a CDS encoding methyl-accepting chemotaxis protein — translation MTIRSPREWISRKYSRRIGAALFVTLVATMAFGVLFALDAARGGEGVRAVAGTLFVLALHVGLLGIVLGGSVGVELRTLTDAAEAIEEGDLDVSPESDRSDEFGQLASSFDTMRRSLDEAFEESEAAREDAESARKRAERAKEEAERAKREAEERNDRLLERASEIGDAMSSAADGDFTHELDTGGDIEAIERIGDAYDEMAESLSGTVEEILDFAAEVERASNAVADDAAEVEASHEALAGDIRSLADAITDQTDQLQSAAEEANDLSATIEEVASTTDEVAGRASDAAEVGEAGAERATEAVEAIEGIEDAVAGLGRLVDELDDRMNEVESTTDLIDDIAEQTNMLALNANIEAAHADADGDGFAVVADEVKQLATETQEAIDEIEGIVDGARGDVTDVTEEMAATRTRIDTSVDTVTATGDTLQELTDTVVDVDDAMVEISRATDDGAAATEEVAAAVETVREAATDVADRSHELAATADETVETMGDVRERADALADRTEDLRSMLTAFETRDADVGGVGDNSDGGTGGDYDGGPDDGSGQSTDESLRAGPGALAGGDDD, via the coding sequence ATGACGATACGTTCGCCTCGCGAGTGGATTTCCAGAAAGTACAGTCGTCGCATCGGCGCGGCGCTGTTCGTTACGCTCGTCGCCACGATGGCGTTCGGCGTCCTGTTCGCGCTTGACGCGGCGCGCGGCGGCGAGGGGGTCCGAGCGGTCGCCGGAACGCTGTTCGTCCTCGCGCTTCACGTCGGACTGCTCGGCATCGTTCTCGGCGGCAGCGTCGGCGTGGAACTCCGCACCCTGACCGACGCCGCCGAGGCCATCGAGGAGGGTGACCTCGACGTGTCGCCCGAGAGCGACCGCAGCGACGAGTTCGGGCAACTGGCGTCGTCGTTCGACACCATGCGGCGGTCGCTCGACGAGGCGTTCGAGGAGTCGGAGGCCGCCAGAGAGGACGCCGAGAGCGCCCGGAAGCGGGCCGAACGCGCGAAGGAGGAGGCCGAGCGCGCCAAGCGCGAGGCCGAGGAGCGAAACGACCGCCTCCTCGAACGTGCATCGGAAATCGGCGACGCGATGTCGTCGGCCGCGGACGGCGACTTCACGCACGAACTCGACACGGGCGGCGACATCGAGGCCATCGAACGCATCGGCGACGCGTACGACGAGATGGCCGAGTCGCTGTCGGGGACCGTCGAGGAGATACTAGACTTCGCCGCCGAGGTCGAACGCGCCAGCAACGCCGTCGCGGACGACGCGGCCGAGGTCGAGGCGTCTCACGAGGCGCTCGCGGGCGACATCCGCTCGCTGGCCGACGCCATCACCGACCAGACCGACCAACTCCAGAGCGCGGCCGAGGAGGCCAACGACCTCTCGGCGACCATCGAGGAGGTCGCTTCGACCACCGACGAGGTTGCGGGTCGGGCCAGCGACGCGGCCGAGGTCGGCGAGGCGGGCGCGGAGCGCGCGACCGAGGCGGTCGAGGCCATCGAGGGAATCGAGGACGCCGTCGCGGGACTCGGCCGCTTGGTCGACGAACTCGACGACCGCATGAACGAGGTCGAATCGACGACCGACCTCATCGACGACATCGCCGAACAGACGAACATGCTCGCACTGAACGCCAACATCGAGGCCGCCCACGCGGACGCCGACGGCGACGGGTTCGCCGTCGTCGCCGACGAGGTCAAGCAACTCGCGACCGAGACCCAGGAGGCCATCGACGAAATCGAGGGGATAGTCGACGGCGCTCGCGGCGACGTCACCGACGTCACCGAGGAGATGGCCGCCACCAGAACGCGAATCGACACGAGCGTCGACACCGTGACCGCGACCGGCGACACGCTACAGGAGTTGACCGACACGGTCGTCGACGTGGACGACGCCATGGTGGAGATAAGCCGCGCGACCGACGACGGCGCGGCCGCGACCGAGGAGGTCGCCGCGGCGGTCGAGACCGTCCGCGAGGCCGCCACCGATGTCGCCGACCGCTCGCACGAACTCGCGGCGACGGCCGACGAGACGGTCGAGACCATGGGCGACGTGCGCGAACGCGCCGACGCCCTCGCCGACCGGACCGAAGACCTGCGTTCGATGCTGACCGCGTTCGAGACGCGGGACGCCGACGTCGGCGGTGTGGGCGACAACTCGGACGGCGGTACGGGCGGCGACTACGACGGCGGACCGGACGACGGTTCCGGCCAGTCGACCGACGAGTCACTCCGCGCCGGTCCCGGCGCGCTCGCGGGTG